A genomic stretch from Methylophilus medardicus includes:
- the eno gene encoding phosphopyruvate hydratase: MSAIVDIIAREIMDSRGNPTVEVDVLLESGVIGRAAVPSGASTGAKEAMELRDGDKSRYLGKGVLNAIENVNTEITEAIIGLDAEEQSFIDKTLIELDGTDNKDRLGANAILGVSMACARAAAEESGLPLYRYLGGSAFMQLPTPMMNIINGGAHADNSVDIQEFMIVPAGLPTFREALRAGAEVFHALKKILHAKGLATTVGDEGGFAPNLPSNESALQLIMESIEAAGYEPGKDIYLGLDCASTEFYKDGKYHLASEGAALTSAQFCDYLATLAGKYPIITIEDGMDEFDWDGWDLLTQRLGKSTQLVGDDLFVTNPKILREGIQRGVANSVLIKVNQIGTLTETFQTIEMAKRANYTAVVSHRSGETEDTTIADISVATNALQIKTGSLCRSERVAKYNQLLRIEEELGDATSYAGLSAFYQLFK, encoded by the coding sequence ATGAGCGCAATTGTAGACATTATCGCCCGCGAAATTATGGATTCACGCGGTAACCCGACGGTTGAAGTCGATGTATTGCTAGAAAGTGGTGTCATTGGTCGTGCTGCCGTGCCTTCAGGAGCCTCTACCGGCGCCAAAGAAGCAATGGAATTGCGTGATGGCGACAAGAGCCGCTATCTGGGTAAAGGCGTGTTGAACGCGATTGAAAACGTCAATACGGAAATTACAGAAGCCATTATTGGCCTGGACGCCGAAGAGCAAAGTTTCATCGATAAAACGCTGATCGAGCTCGATGGTACGGATAACAAAGACCGTTTGGGTGCCAATGCTATTTTGGGCGTATCGATGGCTTGTGCTCGCGCCGCAGCCGAAGAGAGCGGTTTGCCACTTTATCGCTATTTGGGTGGTTCCGCCTTTATGCAACTGCCTACGCCGATGATGAACATCATCAATGGCGGTGCACACGCCGATAACTCTGTCGATATTCAAGAGTTCATGATTGTGCCGGCGGGTCTGCCAACCTTCCGTGAAGCTTTGCGTGCCGGTGCAGAAGTGTTTCACGCTTTGAAGAAAATCTTGCATGCCAAAGGCTTAGCTACTACGGTGGGCGATGAAGGCGGCTTTGCGCCTAATCTGCCATCCAACGAGTCTGCGTTGCAATTAATCATGGAGTCGATTGAGGCGGCTGGTTACGAGCCAGGTAAAGACATCTATTTGGGTCTGGATTGCGCCAGTACTGAGTTTTACAAAGACGGTAAATACCATCTGGCATCAGAAGGCGCGGCACTGACCTCTGCCCAGTTCTGTGACTATCTGGCGACGCTGGCAGGTAAATATCCTATTATCACCATTGAAGATGGCATGGATGAGTTTGACTGGGACGGTTGGGACCTGTTGACGCAACGTCTGGGTAAATCCACTCAGCTGGTCGGAGACGATTTATTTGTCACCAACCCAAAAATTCTGCGTGAAGGGATTCAGAGAGGCGTTGCCAACTCTGTGCTGATTAAAGTAAACCAAATTGGTACCCTGACTGAAACGTTCCAGACCATTGAAATGGCGAAACGCGCGAACTATACGGCTGTGGTTTCTCATCGCTCCGGTGAAACCGAAGACACCACCATTGCAGATATTTCTGTCGCCACCAACGCTTTGCAAATCAAAACCGGCTCCTTGTGCCGTTCTGAGCGCGTGGCCAAGTACAACCAGTTATTGCGTATCGAAGAAGAGTTGGGCGATGCGACGAGTTACGCTGGTTTGTCTGCGTTTTATCAACTGTTTAAATAA
- the ftsB gene encoding cell division protein FtsB translates to MRKLTVVLVVLIALLQYPLWLGKGSWLRVWQYSQQISAHEKRNEYYRQRNDTLREEVRDLKQGQSAIEERARSELGLLKEDEVFYQVIQNKQTVTGKSKPVAEKSVVADPALLVPKQVESPPKQQ, encoded by the coding sequence GTGCGTAAACTCACAGTCGTATTGGTGGTCTTGATTGCCCTGCTGCAATATCCATTGTGGCTGGGTAAGGGTAGCTGGTTGCGTGTTTGGCAATATTCACAACAGATTAGCGCGCATGAAAAACGCAATGAATATTACCGGCAGCGCAACGACACCTTACGCGAAGAAGTGCGTGACTTGAAACAAGGCCAATCTGCGATTGAAGAGCGCGCGCGAAGCGAACTCGGCTTGCTCAAAGAAGATGAAGTGTTTTATCAAGTGATTCAAAACAAGCAGACAGTAACTGGTAAGTCGAAACCGGTTGCAGAGAAGTCAGTAGTGGCCGACCCAGCGCTGCTGGTGCCCAAGCAGGTGGAAAGCCCACCGAAACAGCAATAA
- the ygfZ gene encoding CAF17-like 4Fe-4S cluster assembly/insertion protein YgfZ → MSSPATAWQSFLITQGAQLNAQGEAAFEATTANAKLYDLSCNGLIAVSGSDSVAFLQGQLTNDIKLLAQGAQWNGYCTAKGRLLALFYSFTINDVIYLQCPHELIPDLIKRLRMFVLRSKVLIEDASERLVAMGLASDELASHIAALPATAHQSAQTHDGTLIRLADAGHQQRALFLIDSALASASWQAFSTSFSPASTADWEALEIQAGVPQVYAATKEQFVPQMINLDALNGINFKKGCYTGQEIVARTHYLGKVKRRTLLAQLPTGAARPQAGDAVHDAQQQEAGQLVRVAPSANHGWWLLAECRLEAKEAGAIQWQGQPLLFEDLPYPLP, encoded by the coding sequence ATGTCCAGCCCAGCAACCGCATGGCAATCATTTTTAATCACGCAAGGCGCGCAGTTGAATGCACAGGGTGAGGCCGCTTTCGAAGCCACCACGGCCAACGCAAAGCTATATGATCTCTCATGCAACGGGCTGATTGCTGTCAGCGGGTCCGACAGTGTCGCCTTTTTGCAAGGCCAACTGACTAACGATATTAAACTGCTTGCACAAGGTGCGCAATGGAATGGCTATTGCACGGCCAAAGGCCGTTTATTAGCGTTGTTTTATAGCTTTACGATCAACGATGTTATTTATTTGCAATGCCCGCACGAACTGATCCCTGATTTGATTAAACGTCTACGGATGTTCGTCTTGCGTAGCAAAGTGCTGATTGAAGATGCCAGTGAACGCTTGGTGGCCATGGGCTTGGCCAGCGACGAGCTTGCTAGTCACATCGCAGCATTGCCAGCCACTGCCCATCAATCAGCGCAAACGCATGATGGCACCCTAATTCGCTTGGCGGATGCAGGCCACCAGCAGCGCGCCTTATTCCTGATCGACAGCGCGTTAGCAAGCGCCAGCTGGCAAGCGTTTTCGACATCATTCAGCCCCGCGAGTACGGCCGACTGGGAAGCGTTAGAAATACAAGCTGGCGTACCGCAAGTCTATGCAGCCACCAAAGAGCAGTTTGTGCCACAAATGATCAACTTAGATGCCTTAAATGGGATTAACTTTAAAAAAGGCTGTTACACCGGACAAGAGATCGTCGCCCGCACGCATTACCTAGGTAAAGTAAAACGTCGCACCCTCTTAGCACAGTTGCCCACAGGTGCTGCCAGACCACAAGCAGGCGATGCAGTGCATGATGCGCAGCAACAAGAGGCCGGTCAATTGGTCCGCGTAGCGCCCTCGGCGAATCATGGTTGGTGGCTACTGGCGGAATGCCGTTTAGAGGCCAAAGAGGCGGGTGCAATTCAGTGGCAAGGCCAACCCTTACTGTTTGAGGACTTGCCCTACCCCTTACCTTAG
- a CDS encoding vWA domain-containing protein, translated as MKIWLRHFIKHRDSALLALALLLLLGAILRPSIPFKHNIYAYFLVADISQSMNAEDMVLNGKTVSRMTYMQNMMHEVVASLPCGTKVSIGMFAGNSVAAMYAPIEVCSNFAAIQDTIAHLDWRMAWSGNSRVRESLFVTAKVVRAMPEPAQVLYFTDGEEAPKLHAFNTKNLEEFQGGDGWLFVGIGTEEGVGIPKLSPDNQVIGYWSNESFAMQPGIAQISESTLGVRDDNIAYGDQDRYISKLSTEYLQDLTKEIGATYIKGDSTYNVLKAMKAQKPARRDIAPLPLDWLLATLAGLCVLGTYASRHPWRQIRQNLKIYRNEIRARFSVRAESVAHDNHFQ; from the coding sequence ATGAAGATCTGGTTAAGACACTTTATCAAGCACCGTGACTCGGCCCTGCTCGCACTGGCCCTTTTGTTGCTGCTCGGCGCGATTCTACGTCCCAGTATTCCGTTTAAGCACAATATTTATGCTTATTTTTTGGTGGCGGATATTTCGCAGAGCATGAACGCGGAAGACATGGTGTTGAATGGCAAAACAGTCTCACGCATGACCTATATGCAAAATATGATGCATGAAGTGGTGGCCTCCCTGCCCTGCGGGACCAAAGTCAGCATCGGTATGTTTGCCGGCAACTCTGTCGCTGCCATGTATGCGCCGATTGAGGTTTGTAGTAACTTTGCCGCCATTCAAGATACCATCGCCCACCTCGATTGGCGTATGGCCTGGTCTGGCAACAGTCGGGTACGCGAAAGCCTGTTTGTCACTGCCAAAGTGGTGCGGGCCATGCCGGAGCCGGCGCAAGTGTTGTATTTTACCGACGGTGAAGAAGCACCAAAACTCCATGCGTTCAACACCAAAAACCTAGAGGAGTTTCAAGGTGGCGATGGCTGGCTGTTTGTCGGTATCGGCACGGAGGAAGGCGTTGGCATTCCAAAACTCAGCCCAGACAATCAGGTGATTGGTTATTGGTCAAACGAGAGCTTTGCGATGCAACCTGGCATTGCCCAAATTTCTGAAAGCACATTAGGGGTACGCGACGACAATATCGCTTATGGTGATCAGGACCGCTACATCTCCAAATTATCCACCGAATACTTGCAAGACCTGACCAAAGAAATTGGCGCGACTTATATTAAAGGCGACAGTACTTACAATGTGCTCAAAGCCATGAAAGCGCAAAAACCAGCACGCCGCGACATCGCGCCATTACCGCTAGATTGGCTGCTGGCTACGCTGGCAGGTCTGTGTGTGCTTGGCACCTATGCTAGCCGTCACCCTTGGCGTCAAATTCGGCAAAACTTGAAGATTTACCGGAATGAAATCCGCGCCCGGTTCTCAGTACGCGCCGAATCTGTCGCACACGACAACCACTTTCAGTAG
- a CDS encoding vWA domain-containing protein — MAFTHPWLLWALPLALLPLLLERAHSKHYSWIGLLPPDPLSSITGFLLKVLAVTSIVFVILGLAGPHSLEQQIQRTGIGAQIGLVLDRSASMDDPFAGDKDGNVGETKSVAAARIMTKFVQSRNNDMMGLITFSNSAMYVLPLTENKEAMLSAIQATAGNSLFQTNIGGGLTSAVELFKDMPDSGSRVIILISDGAGRVSDMVQQKLRDWLQRYNIGLYWIVLRQPGGVTIFDPKYAESSYAGPMPSEVLLYQFFQTMRSPFSAYEAADPKSLEAAIADINSKEKKPIQYLEKIPGHDYTNVCYWIAFVMIGILLAVKYLEIHTWRSA; from the coding sequence ATGGCATTTACACACCCTTGGCTGTTGTGGGCGCTCCCGCTTGCACTGCTACCGTTATTATTAGAGCGTGCCCACAGCAAGCACTATTCTTGGATCGGCTTGCTCCCGCCAGACCCGTTGTCGAGCATCACAGGTTTTCTGCTTAAGGTATTAGCGGTCACCAGCATTGTGTTTGTGATTTTAGGCTTGGCAGGTCCGCACAGCCTTGAACAGCAGATTCAACGCACCGGCATCGGCGCGCAGATTGGCTTGGTATTGGATCGCAGTGCCAGTATGGATGACCCATTTGCTGGCGATAAAGACGGCAATGTGGGTGAAACCAAATCTGTCGCAGCGGCCCGCATCATGACCAAGTTTGTGCAAAGCCGTAATAACGACATGATGGGCCTGATTACCTTTAGTAACTCAGCCATGTATGTTTTGCCGTTAACCGAAAACAAAGAAGCGATGCTGTCAGCGATTCAAGCCACTGCAGGCAACTCATTGTTTCAAACCAATATTGGCGGCGGCTTAACCAGTGCGGTCGAGTTATTTAAAGACATGCCTGATTCTGGCTCGCGTGTGATCATTTTGATTTCAGATGGCGCCGGCCGGGTCAGTGATATGGTGCAACAAAAACTGCGCGACTGGTTGCAACGCTACAACATCGGGCTATATTGGATTGTGTTACGCCAGCCAGGTGGCGTGACTATTTTTGATCCTAAATACGCAGAAAGTAGCTACGCCGGGCCCATGCCCAGCGAAGTGCTGCTCTATCAGTTTTTTCAAACCATGCGCAGCCCGTTTAGCGCATACGAAGCGGCAGACCCGAAATCCCTAGAAGCCGCGATTGCTGATATCAACAGCAAAGAAAAAAAACCAATTCAATACCTGGAAAAAATCCCTGGCCATGATTACACCAATGTGTGTTACTGGATTGCATTCGTCATGATTGGCATCCTGCTGGCTGTTAAATATCTGGAGATTCACACATGGCGCTCAGCGTAA
- a CDS encoding DUF58 domain-containing protein codes for MEIIKEFSYHIGWRSRSRRPGRHKSNQRGMGMEFRGHTTLLSYPDPRRIDIRQTIRDPMEQVYVRIFNQKSATPVFVMCDMSGSMQYGTPHTKLVTAAHITRAVAQSASRNTDPVGFIGFDDDLHDQWLSTLSLRPHTMFELADRLENHLPNEVGTAALLESVRLLPRERSLIFLVSDFHMPLPQLEEALLLMLRHHIVPVILWNSTEYKQLPEFGITSINDPETGERRTLFLRASYRQRILDAFTARRQAIEDIFMRFDMQPFFVEDSFDADLLTDYFHQYVPA; via the coding sequence ATGGAAATCATTAAGGAATTCAGCTACCACATCGGCTGGCGTTCCCGTTCGCGTCGCCCTGGTCGGCATAAAAGTAATCAGCGCGGAATGGGTATGGAGTTTCGTGGTCACACGACCTTACTCTCATATCCTGACCCGCGCCGTATTGATATTCGCCAAACCATCCGCGATCCGATGGAACAGGTCTATGTCAGGATATTCAACCAAAAAAGTGCGACCCCAGTGTTTGTGATGTGTGACATGTCTGGCTCGATGCAATATGGCACACCGCACACCAAGCTGGTCACTGCGGCCCACATCACGCGCGCAGTCGCCCAATCTGCCAGTCGAAACACCGATCCGGTTGGATTTATTGGCTTTGATGATGATCTGCATGATCAATGGCTAAGTACGCTGTCTTTGCGTCCGCATACCATGTTTGAACTGGCTGATCGATTAGAGAACCATTTGCCCAATGAAGTCGGTACCGCGGCACTGCTTGAAAGCGTGCGCCTGTTGCCCCGTGAGCGTTCTTTGATTTTTCTGGTTTCAGATTTCCATATGCCATTGCCGCAACTCGAAGAGGCATTATTACTCATGCTGCGCCACCATATCGTGCCAGTGATTTTGTGGAACAGCACCGAGTACAAACAGCTACCAGAATTCGGCATCACCAGTATTAATGACCCGGAAACCGGCGAGCGCCGTACCCTGTTCTTACGCGCCTCTTATCGCCAACGTATTCTGGATGCCTTTACGGCCAGACGTCAGGCAATTGAAGATATTTTTATGAGATTTGATATGCAGCCATTTTTTGTGGAAGACAGTTTCGATGCAGATTTGCTGACCGACTACTTTCACCAATATGTGCCTGCTTAA
- a CDS encoding AAA family ATPase: protein MQDLQLNDWRTHALSLESEVNKVVVGQENPVRLITTAVFARGHVLLEGDVGVGKTTLLRAFTRGIGGGYQRIEGTIDLMPNDLVYHTYLGEDGKPHVSPGPLLMSGQDLSIFFFNEINRARPQVHSLMLRVMAERTLTAFNKEHHFPHMLVFADRNQVEREETFDIPSAARDRFMMEIPILVPPAHDIMESLIFDTRFHDVDQLISNVPADILQFDQLNSFAKVIQENIQASPALRKYALDLWLATKDPVAYGVKVSNVDMKRLVLSGASPRGMGMLLRAARVNAWLNDRQAVIPEDIHAVFHETIAHRLVFSPVYEMRRTEIARELLTGIINAVAAP from the coding sequence ATGCAAGATTTACAGCTTAACGATTGGCGTACACATGCGCTCTCACTGGAATCGGAAGTTAACAAAGTCGTCGTCGGTCAGGAGAATCCAGTACGTCTGATCACCACTGCCGTGTTCGCTCGCGGCCACGTGCTGCTTGAAGGGGATGTGGGGGTAGGTAAAACCACTTTGTTACGCGCGTTCACCCGTGGCATTGGTGGCGGCTACCAGCGGATTGAAGGCACGATTGATTTGATGCCGAACGACCTGGTGTACCACACTTACCTCGGCGAAGATGGCAAACCCCATGTCAGCCCGGGTCCCTTGCTGATGTCAGGCCAAGATTTATCTATTTTCTTTTTCAACGAAATTAACCGCGCCCGGCCACAAGTGCACTCACTGATGCTGCGCGTGATGGCAGAGCGTACGCTGACGGCATTCAACAAAGAGCACCACTTCCCACACATGCTGGTGTTTGCTGACCGTAACCAAGTGGAGCGTGAAGAGACATTTGATATTCCTTCGGCCGCGCGAGACCGCTTCATGATGGAGATTCCTATCTTGGTGCCACCTGCACACGACATCATGGAATCGCTGATTTTTGATACGCGGTTTCATGATGTGGACCAATTGATTTCGAATGTGCCGGCAGACATTTTGCAGTTTGATCAATTGAACAGCTTTGCCAAAGTGATTCAAGAAAATATTCAGGCCAGCCCTGCACTGCGTAAATACGCGCTAGATTTGTGGTTGGCGACAAAAGATCCAGTCGCTTATGGGGTGAAAGTGTCGAATGTTGACATGAAGCGCTTGGTGCTTAGCGGCGCCAGCCCACGCGGCATGGGTATGTTGTTGCGTGCAGCGCGTGTGAACGCTTGGCTCAATGATCGCCAAGCTGTGATTCCGGAAGATATTCATGCGGTGTTCCATGAAACCATCGCGCACCGCTTAGTATTTAGCCCAGTGTATGAGATGCGCCGTACAGAAATTGCGCGCGAATTACTCACGGGCATTATTAATGCCGTTGCAGCACCTTAA
- the fabA gene encoding 3-hydroxyacyl-[acyl-carrier-protein] dehydratase FabA, which produces MTRKSSFSKEDLLACGRGEMFGEGNAQLPLPPMLMFDRIVKISDDGGKYGQGEIIAELDIRPDLWFFECHFTGDPVMPGCLGLDAMWQLVGFFLGWKGGPGRGRALGSGEVKFTGQVLPTAKLVRYHIDLKRVIMRKLVMGIADARMEVDGREIYSASDLRVGLFTSTDNF; this is translated from the coding sequence ATGACTAGAAAAAGTAGTTTCAGCAAAGAGGATTTGTTGGCCTGTGGCCGGGGAGAGATGTTCGGCGAAGGCAACGCGCAATTGCCACTGCCACCGATGCTGATGTTTGACCGGATCGTCAAAATTTCTGATGACGGCGGCAAATACGGTCAGGGCGAAATTATTGCCGAACTCGATATCCGGCCGGATTTATGGTTTTTTGAATGCCACTTTACTGGGGATCCAGTCATGCCAGGTTGCTTGGGATTAGATGCCATGTGGCAACTGGTTGGTTTCTTTTTAGGCTGGAAAGGTGGACCAGGTCGTGGGCGTGCGCTTGGATCAGGCGAGGTGAAATTTACCGGCCAAGTATTGCCGACTGCAAAACTGGTGCGTTATCACATCGATTTGAAACGGGTGATCATGCGTAAACTGGTGATGGGTATTGCAGATGCTCGTATGGAAGTGGATGGTCGCGAGATTTATTCTGCCAGTGATTTACGTGTCGGGCTGTTTACCAGCACGGACAATTTCTAA
- the fabB gene encoding beta-ketoacyl-ACP synthase I, which yields MRRVVITGFGIVSSLGNNKQEVLESLQAGRSGITYQPEYAERGLRSHVAGSIKNLDVDALIDRKLLRFMAKGHAYAWLAMQEAIADANLPEAMVSNVRTGLIVGAGGTSTESMLEGTNTLAEKGIRRVGPYMVTKTMSSGIAACLATGAKIKGVNYGISSACSTSAHCIGAGVEQIQLGKQDIVFAGGGEEEHWTMSYLFDAMGALSSKYNETPEKASRTYDADRDGFVISGGGGIVVLEEYEHAKARGAKIYAEVIGYGATSDGYDMVAPSGEGAVRCMQQALQGIDVDEVDYINTHGTSTPVGDTKELEAIRAVFGSQSRTAIASTKSLSGHALGAAGVNEAIYTLLMMQHGFIAASANIETLDPAAEGLNIVRSPIASAKIQTALSNSFGFGGTNATLTLSTKNL from the coding sequence ATGCGTCGCGTAGTGATTACAGGATTTGGTATCGTATCGAGTCTTGGTAATAACAAACAGGAAGTATTGGAAAGCCTGCAAGCAGGGCGCTCTGGTATTACATATCAACCCGAATATGCCGAGCGTGGTTTGCGTTCGCATGTTGCAGGCTCGATCAAAAATCTGGATGTTGATGCCCTGATCGATCGCAAGTTGTTGCGGTTTATGGCCAAAGGGCATGCTTATGCATGGCTGGCCATGCAAGAAGCCATTGCGGATGCAAACTTGCCTGAAGCGATGGTCTCAAATGTGCGCACCGGTCTGATTGTGGGCGCCGGCGGCACCTCCACAGAAAGTATGCTTGAAGGCACCAACACCTTAGCCGAAAAAGGCATTCGGCGCGTGGGCCCATACATGGTCACCAAAACCATGAGCAGCGGTATCGCGGCCTGTCTGGCCACGGGGGCTAAAATCAAGGGTGTCAATTACGGCATCAGCTCTGCTTGCTCAACCAGTGCACATTGCATTGGGGCGGGTGTTGAGCAAATCCAACTTGGCAAGCAAGATATAGTGTTTGCCGGCGGTGGTGAAGAAGAACACTGGACCATGAGTTATCTGTTTGATGCCATGGGCGCGCTCTCTAGCAAATATAACGAAACGCCTGAAAAAGCCTCACGCACTTACGATGCTGATCGTGATGGTTTTGTTATTTCTGGCGGTGGCGGTATTGTGGTGCTGGAGGAATATGAGCACGCCAAAGCTCGGGGCGCAAAAATCTATGCCGAGGTCATCGGTTATGGGGCGACCTCTGATGGCTATGATATGGTTGCGCCAAGCGGTGAGGGTGCGGTGCGCTGTATGCAGCAGGCCCTGCAAGGCATTGATGTAGATGAGGTGGATTACATCAATACCCACGGCACCAGCACGCCGGTCGGCGATACCAAAGAGTTAGAGGCGATTCGTGCAGTGTTTGGCAGTCAAAGCCGAACGGCGATTGCCTCTACAAAGTCTTTGTCTGGTCACGCTTTGGGTGCGGCAGGGGTTAATGAGGCCATTTATACTTTGCTGATGATGCAACATGGGTTTATTGCGGCTTCTGCGAATATCGAAACGCTGGATCCTGCGGCAGAGGGCTTGAATATTGTGCGCAGCCCAATCGCTTCCGCCAAGATTCAAACTGCCTTATCAAACAGCTTCGGCTTTGGCGGCACCAATGCTACGTTGACCTTATCGACCAAAAATCTGTAA
- a CDS encoding pilus assembly FimT family protein: MKKISRIPTGFTLIELIVVLLILSALAVTAYARMAHIDALARQATLQSFKASVLATATMARGVCMADAQCSDQLPAPSTSIEGHTIYFNHGYPVGWLGNADGAGTLQQLLDPGKLTIQAALSDSNRAVYYFDVAKDSSHCKLEYVIAATGPNAGLTVTTDHTGC; encoded by the coding sequence ATGAAAAAAATATCACGCATCCCAACTGGTTTTACACTCATTGAACTGATCGTCGTCCTGTTGATTTTATCAGCGCTGGCGGTCACCGCCTACGCACGCATGGCACATATCGATGCATTGGCCCGACAGGCAACCTTACAGTCATTCAAGGCCTCCGTGTTAGCGACCGCCACCATGGCCAGAGGCGTTTGCATGGCGGACGCGCAGTGCAGCGATCAACTGCCCGCGCCATCTACCTCCATTGAAGGACATACCATTTATTTTAATCATGGTTATCCGGTCGGTTGGCTTGGCAATGCAGACGGCGCGGGCACCCTGCAGCAACTGTTGGACCCTGGAAAGCTCACTATTCAAGCCGCATTATCGGATAGCAACCGCGCGGTTTATTATTTTGATGTCGCCAAGGATAGCAGTCATTGCAAGCTTGAATACGTGATTGCAGCAACTGGCCCAAACGCCGGACTCACCGTGACCACTGACCACACTGGCTGTTAA
- a CDS encoding DUF1439 domain-containing protein: MCLLKSAFRVVLLSLLLTHCVSMGERTVRMNTAQIQQKLNHKLAKPFTVLKVFHIQLSNALVSMDPVSGRIHTLMDAHVQSDLLADAATGKISLSGLVKFDQTRHAVVLDQPTVDQLQLDGAQAEWQGLVQQLAQRLGSKWLDQLVLYEVKPEDLSYAGRQFQPTALQVTAEGLQVTLKPQ, from the coding sequence ATGTGTCTGTTAAAAAGCGCTTTCAGGGTGGTTTTGCTATCTTTGTTATTGACGCACTGCGTCAGTATGGGCGAGCGGACAGTGCGCATGAATACCGCGCAGATACAGCAAAAACTCAACCATAAACTGGCCAAACCGTTCACCGTACTCAAAGTATTTCATATTCAATTATCGAATGCATTGGTGTCTATGGACCCCGTCTCGGGCAGGATACATACCTTGATGGATGCGCATGTGCAAAGCGATTTGCTCGCGGATGCGGCGACCGGCAAAATCAGCTTGTCTGGGTTGGTTAAATTTGACCAGACCCGTCATGCGGTGGTTTTGGATCAGCCTACAGTAGATCAACTTCAACTTGATGGTGCGCAAGCGGAGTGGCAGGGATTGGTGCAACAGTTGGCGCAGCGGTTAGGGTCGAAATGGCTAGACCAGTTAGTGCTCTATGAAGTGAAACCCGAAGACTTAAGCTATGCAGGCAGACAGTTTCAGCCCACTGCCTTGCAGGTGACTGCAGAGGGCTTACAAGTGACGCTTAAGCCGCAATAA
- a CDS encoding Mth938-like domain-containing protein encodes MKLHLHTSDQQYQINGFDSDAVIINRQRYAQPVIVSEQALSTDWFFGPWDTLDANKMAAILEFNPEVVLLGSGDKQRFIHPKHVQAFATAQIAVECMTTAAACRTFNILTAEGRRVVAALLLEKHLIAA; translated from the coding sequence ATGAAATTACACTTACATACCAGCGACCAACAGTATCAAATCAACGGCTTTGATAGCGATGCTGTCATCATTAATCGTCAACGCTATGCACAACCAGTGATTGTCAGCGAGCAAGCGCTGAGCACCGACTGGTTTTTTGGCCCGTGGGACACCTTGGATGCCAACAAAATGGCAGCCATTTTAGAATTCAATCCTGAAGTGGTGTTGCTGGGCAGCGGTGACAAACAGCGTTTTATTCACCCCAAACATGTTCAAGCCTTTGCCACTGCGCAGATCGCCGTAGAGTGCATGACCACTGCTGCAGCCTGCCGCACCTTCAACATCCTGACGGCCGAAGGTCGCCGCGTGGTCGCCGCGTTACTGCTAGAAAAACACCTTATTGCGGCTTAA